The Streptococcus oralis Uo5 genome includes a window with the following:
- the adhE gene encoding bifunctional acetaldehyde-CoA/alcohol dehydrogenase: MADKKTVTPEEKQLAAEKHVDGLVKKALVALDEMRKLNQEQVDYIVAKASVAALDAHGILAQHAVEETGRGVFEDKATKNLFACEHVVNNMRGVKTVGVIEDDPITGLTKIAEPVGVICGVTPTTNPTSTAIFKSLIALKTRNPIVFAFHPSAQESSAHAAQIVRDAAIAAGAPENCVQWITKPSMEATGALMNHEGVATILATGGNAMVKAAYSCGKPALGVGAGNVPAYVEKSADLRQAAHDIVMSKSFDNGMVCASEQAVIIDKEVYDEFVEEFKSYHTYFVNKKEKALLEEFCFGVKANSKNCAGAKLNANIVGKPAAWIAEQAGFSVPEGTNILAAECAEVGPKEPLTREKLSPVIAVLKAEDTEDGLTKARQMVEFNGLGHSAAIHTKDEELAKRFGTEIKAMRIIWNSPSTFGGIGDVYNAFIPSLTLGCGSYGRNSVGDNVSAINLLNIKKVGKRRNNMQWFKVPSKIYFERNSIQYLQTCEDIERVLIVTDKSIEKLGFVQRVIDQLNARSNRVTIQVFSDVEPDPDITTVERGAEVMKAFEPDTIIALGGGSPMDAAKVMWLFYEQPEIDFRDLVQKFMDIRKRAFRFPSLGKKAKYIGIPTTSGTGSEVTPFAVISDKKNNRKYPLADYSLTPTIAIVDPALVESVPDFIAADTGMDVLTHATEAYTSNFANDYTDGIALQTIKLVFEWLEKSVKTADPEAREKMHNASTMAGMAFANAFLGMSHSMAHKIGGVHHTVHGRTNAILLPYVIRYNGTRPSKTTTWPKYNYWKADEKFQDIAKMLGLPHSTPEEAVEAYAKAVYELGVAVGIKMNFKDQGIDEKAWKDSLHEIALLAYEDQCSPANPRLPMVADMEEIMADAYYGYAERPGRRK, encoded by the coding sequence ATGGCTGATAAAAAAACAGTAACACCAGAGGAAAAACAACTTGCTGCTGAAAAGCATGTCGATGGTCTCGTGAAAAAAGCCTTGGTTGCGCTTGATGAAATGCGCAAGCTGAACCAAGAGCAAGTTGACTACATCGTGGCAAAAGCTTCGGTTGCAGCACTTGACGCGCACGGTATCCTTGCGCAACATGCAGTTGAAGAAACTGGTCGTGGGGTATTTGAAGACAAGGCGACAAAAAACCTATTTGCCTGCGAACACGTAGTGAACAATATGCGTGGAGTTAAAACAGTTGGAGTTATTGAAGATGATCCAATTACAGGTTTGACAAAGATTGCGGAACCTGTAGGGGTAATCTGTGGTGTCACTCCGACAACAAACCCAACTTCAACAGCGATTTTCAAATCACTCATTGCTTTGAAAACACGTAACCCAATCGTTTTTGCCTTCCACCCATCTGCTCAAGAATCATCAGCTCACGCAGCACAAATCGTTCGCGATGCAGCGATTGCAGCTGGCGCACCTGAGAACTGTGTGCAATGGATTACAAAGCCATCTATGGAAGCAACTGGAGCGCTAATGAACCACGAAGGTGTTGCAACTATTCTTGCAACTGGTGGGAATGCCATGGTTAAAGCTGCATACTCATGTGGAAAACCAGCTCTTGGGGTAGGTGCCGGAAACGTTCCTGCCTATGTAGAAAAATCTGCTGACCTTCGTCAAGCTGCTCATGACATCGTTATGTCTAAATCATTTGATAATGGGATGGTCTGTGCATCAGAACAAGCCGTTATCATTGATAAAGAAGTGTATGACGAATTTGTAGAAGAATTCAAATCATATCACACTTACTTTGTAAACAAAAAAGAAAAAGCCCTTCTTGAAGAATTCTGTTTCGGTGTGAAAGCTAACAGCAAAAATTGTGCAGGTGCTAAACTAAATGCAAACATCGTTGGTAAACCAGCAGCATGGATTGCTGAACAAGCAGGATTCAGCGTTCCAGAAGGAACAAATATCTTGGCTGCAGAATGTGCAGAAGTAGGACCAAAAGAACCATTGACTCGTGAGAAATTGTCACCAGTTATTGCTGTCCTAAAAGCTGAAGACACAGAAGATGGTCTTACAAAAGCTCGTCAAATGGTTGAGTTTAACGGACTTGGTCACTCAGCAGCTATCCATACAAAAGACGAAGAGCTTGCTAAACGCTTTGGTACAGAAATCAAAGCTATGCGTATTATCTGGAACTCTCCATCTACTTTCGGTGGTATTGGTGACGTTTACAATGCCTTCATCCCATCATTAACACTTGGATGTGGTTCATACGGACGCAACTCAGTTGGTGATAACGTGAGCGCTATTAACCTTCTAAACATCAAGAAAGTAGGGAAACGTAGAAATAATATGCAATGGTTTAAAGTTCCTTCAAAAATTTACTTCGAACGCAACTCTATCCAATACCTTCAAACATGTGAAGATATTGAGCGCGTTCTGATTGTTACAGACAAATCTATCGAAAAACTTGGCTTTGTTCAACGTGTTATTGATCAATTGAACGCACGTAGCAACCGTGTAACTATTCAAGTCTTCTCAGATGTTGAACCAGATCCAGACATCACAACTGTAGAACGTGGTGCTGAAGTGATGAAAGCATTTGAACCAGATACAATTATCGCTCTTGGTGGTGGTTCTCCAATGGACGCTGCGAAAGTGATGTGGCTCTTCTACGAACAACCAGAAATCGACTTCCGTGACTTGGTTCAAAAATTCATGGATATCCGTAAACGTGCCTTCCGCTTCCCATCACTTGGTAAGAAAGCGAAGTACATCGGTATCCCAACAACTTCAGGTACAGGTTCAGAAGTAACACCATTTGCCGTTATCTCTGACAAGAAAAACAACCGCAAATATCCATTGGCTGACTACTCATTGACACCAACTATTGCCATTGTTGACCCTGCTTTGGTTGAATCAGTTCCAGACTTCATCGCTGCTGATACAGGTATGGACGTCTTGACTCACGCGACTGAAGCCTACACTTCAAACTTCGCGAACGACTACACAGACGGTATTGCGCTTCAAACAATCAAACTTGTCTTTGAATGGTTGGAAAAATCAGTTAAGACAGCTGACCCAGAAGCTCGTGAGAAAATGCACAATGCGTCTACAATGGCTGGTATGGCCTTCGCCAATGCCTTCCTTGGTATGAGCCACTCAATGGCCCACAAGATCGGTGGTGTTCACCACACTGTTCACGGACGTACAAACGCAATCTTGCTTCCATACGTTATCCGTTACAACGGAACTCGTCCATCTAAGACGACTACATGGCCTAAATACAACTACTGGAAAGCTGATGAGAAATTCCAAGACATCGCGAAAATGCTTGGCTTGCCTCACTCAACTCCAGAAGAAGCAGTTGAAGCATACGCTAAAGCTGTTTACGAACTTGGTGTTGCAGTAGGTATCAAGATGAACTTCAAGGATCAAGGAATTGATGAAAAAGCTTGGAAAGACAGCTTGCATGAAATTGCCTTGCTTGCTTATGAAGATCAATGTTCACCTGCTAACCCACGCTTGCCAATGGTAGCTGACATGGAAGAAATCATGGCAGATGCTTACTATGGTTATGCAGAACGACCAGGACGTCGTAAATAA
- the gap gene encoding type I glyceraldehyde-3-phosphate dehydrogenase: MVVKVGINGFGRIGRLAFRRIQNVEGVEVTRINDLTDPVMLAHLLKYDTTQGRFDGTVEVKEGGFEVNGKFVKVSAERDPEQIDWATDGVEIVLEATGFFAKKDAAEKHLKGGAKKVVITAPGGNDVKTIVFNTNHDVLDGTETVISGASCTTNCLAPMAKALQDNFGVVEGLMTTIHAYTGDQMILDGPHRGGDLRRARAGAANIVPNSTGAAKAIGLVIPELNGKLDGSAQRVPTPTGSVTELVAVLEKNVTVDEVNAAMKAASNESYGYTEDPIVSSDIVGMSYGSLFDATQTKVLDVDGKQLVKVVSWYDNEMSYTAQLVRTLEYFAKIAK; encoded by the coding sequence ATGGTAGTTAAAGTTGGTATTAACGGTTTCGGACGTATCGGTCGTCTTGCTTTCCGCCGTATCCAAAACGTAGAAGGTGTTGAAGTTACTCGCATCAACGACCTTACAGATCCAGTTATGCTTGCACACTTGTTGAAATACGACACAACTCAAGGTCGTTTCGACGGTACTGTAGAAGTTAAAGAAGGTGGATTCGAAGTTAACGGTAAATTCGTTAAAGTTTCTGCTGAACGTGATCCAGAACAAATCGACTGGGCTACTGACGGTGTAGAAATCGTTCTTGAAGCAACTGGTTTCTTTGCTAAGAAAGATGCAGCTGAAAAACACCTTAAAGGTGGAGCTAAGAAAGTTGTTATCACTGCTCCTGGTGGAAACGATGTTAAAACAATCGTATTCAACACTAACCACGACGTTCTTGACGGTACTGAAACAGTTATCTCAGGTGCTTCATGTACTACAAACTGCTTGGCTCCAATGGCTAAAGCTCTTCAAGACAACTTCGGTGTTGTAGAAGGATTGATGACTACTATCCACGCTTACACTGGTGACCAAATGATCCTTGACGGACCACACCGTGGTGGTGACCTTCGCCGTGCTCGCGCTGGTGCTGCAAACATCGTTCCTAACTCAACTGGTGCTGCTAAAGCTATCGGTCTTGTAATCCCAGAATTGAACGGTAAACTTGACGGATCTGCACAACGTGTTCCAACTCCAACTGGATCAGTTACTGAATTGGTAGCAGTTCTTGAAAAGAACGTTACTGTTGATGAAGTAAACGCAGCTATGAAAGCAGCTTCAAACGAATCATACGGTTACACAGAAGATCCAATCGTATCTTCAGATATCGTAGGTATGTCTTACGGTTCATTGTTTGACGCAACTCAAACTAAAGTTCTTGACGTTGACGGTAAACAATTGGTTAAAGTTGTATCATGGTACGACAACGAAATGTCATACACTGCACAACTTGTACGTACTCTTGAATACTTTGCAAAAATCGCTAAATAA
- a CDS encoding RluA family pseudouridine synthase: MQFTFTLPESLPQMTVKQFLEEQLLIPRKIRHFLRIKKNILMNHKQVHWNEMVKPGDICQLTFDEEDYPKKEILWGNPDLVQEIYQDQHLIIVNKPEGMKTHGNQPGEIALLNHVSAYVGQTCYVVHRLDMETSGLVLFAKNPFILPILNRLLEKKEIAREYWALIEGRVESKELVFRDKIGRDRHDRRKRIVDAKHGQYAETHVSRLKQFPNQTTLVRCKLKTGRTHQIRIHLSHHNHPILGDPLYNSSSKVSRLMLHAFRLSFTHPLTLEQLSFTALSDTFETKLKQNG; encoded by the coding sequence ATGCAATTCACATTTACATTACCCGAATCCTTGCCTCAAATGACGGTCAAACAATTTCTAGAGGAACAACTCCTCATCCCTAGAAAAATCCGCCATTTTTTGAGAATAAAGAAGAACATCTTAATGAACCACAAACAAGTTCACTGGAACGAGATGGTCAAGCCAGGGGATATTTGTCAGTTGACTTTTGACGAGGAAGATTATCCCAAAAAAGAAATCCTTTGGGGCAATCCAGACCTCGTTCAAGAGATTTACCAAGACCAACATCTCATTATCGTCAACAAGCCCGAAGGCATGAAAACTCACGGAAATCAACCTGGTGAAATTGCCCTTCTCAACCATGTCTCTGCCTACGTTGGTCAAACCTGCTATGTCGTTCATCGCCTGGATATGGAAACAAGCGGTTTAGTGCTTTTTGCTAAAAATCCTTTTATCTTACCCATCCTCAATCGTTTGTTGGAAAAAAAGGAAATCGCTCGTGAGTACTGGGCACTTATAGAAGGGCGAGTAGAGAGTAAAGAACTTGTCTTTCGAGATAAAATTGGTCGTGATCGACACGATCGTAGAAAAAGAATAGTTGATGCAAAACATGGACAATATGCTGAAACACATGTAAGCAGATTAAAGCAATTCCCAAATCAGACTACCCTTGTCCGTTGTAAACTAAAGACCGGTCGAACACATCAAATCCGTATTCACCTCTCTCATCATAACCACCCTATTCTGGGCGATCCTCTCTATAACTCTAGTTCAAAAGTAAGCAGGCTCATGCTTCATGCCTTTCGACTTTCCTTTACTCATCCACTCACCTTAGAACAATTGAGTTTCACTGCCCTCTCGGATACTTTCGAAACAAAATTAAAACAAAATGGATGA
- the pbp2a gene encoding penicillin-binding protein PBP2A has product MKLDKLFEKFLSLFKKETNESAESDSTSMRRSRSDRKKLGHVGPIRKFWRRYHLTKIVIILGLSAGLIVGTYLFAIAKSTNVNDLQNALKTRTLIFDREEKEAGALSGQKGTYVELTDISKDLQNAVVATEDRSFYKNDGINYGRFFLAILTAGRSGGGSTITQQLAKNAYLSQDQTVERKAKEFFLALELTKKYSKEQILTMYLNNAYFGNGVWGVEDASKKYFGVSASQLTLDQAATLAGMLKGPELYNPLNSVETSTNRRDTVLQNMVAAGYIDKKQETEAAGVDMASQLQDKYEGKVSDYRYPSYFDAVVNEAVSKYNITEEEIVNNGYRIYTELDQNYQANMQVIYENTALFPIAEDGTHAESGSVALEPKTGGVRGVVGRVAGDDKPGFRNFNYATQSKRSPGSTIKPLVVYTPAVEAGWALNKQLDNHTMQYNSYQVDNYAGIKTSPEVPMYQALAESLNLPAVATVNELGIDKAFDAGERFGLNMEKVDRVLGVALGGGVETNPLQMAQAYAAFANGGLMPEAHFITRIENASGQVIKSHKNSQKRVIDKSVADKMTSMMLGTFTNGTGISSSPADYVMAGKTGTTEAVFNPEYTSDQWVIGYTPDVVISHWLGFPTTDENHYLAGSTSNGAAHVFRSMANTILPYTPGSTFTVENAYKQNGIEPENTKKQVVENETNQSEDPIGDIRSRAQNLVDEAGRAISEAKIKEKAQTIWDSILNLFR; this is encoded by the coding sequence ATGAAATTAGATAAATTATTTGAGAAGTTTCTTTCTCTCTTTAAAAAAGAAACGAATGAATCAGCAGAGTCTGATTCGACTAGCATGCGTCGTTCACGGAGCGATAGAAAAAAATTAGGCCATGTAGGTCCGATTCGGAAATTCTGGCGTCGTTATCATCTGACAAAAATCGTCATCATTTTAGGGTTAAGTGCAGGTTTGATAGTAGGAACCTACCTATTTGCGATAGCCAAGTCTACCAATGTCAATGATTTGCAAAATGCCTTGAAAACGCGAACTCTGATTTTTGATCGCGAAGAAAAAGAGGCAGGAGCCCTGTCGGGTCAAAAGGGAACCTATGTTGAACTGACAGATATCAGTAAAGACTTGCAAAATGCTGTCGTCGCGACAGAGGACCGTTCCTTCTATAAAAATGATGGAATTAACTACGGTCGTTTCTTTCTAGCTATCCTTACAGCAGGTCGTTCTGGAGGGGGATCCACCATCACTCAACAGTTGGCAAAAAATGCTTATCTTTCTCAGGATCAGACCGTTGAACGGAAGGCCAAGGAGTTTTTCCTTGCCTTAGAGTTGACCAAGAAATACAGCAAGGAGCAAATCCTTACTATGTACCTCAATAACGCCTACTTTGGAAATGGGGTATGGGGTGTTGAAGATGCAAGTAAGAAATATTTCGGTGTATCGGCTTCACAACTAACGCTTGATCAGGCGGCCACTCTAGCAGGGATGCTCAAGGGACCAGAATTGTATAATCCATTAAATTCTGTTGAAACTTCGACCAACCGTAGGGATACTGTTTTGCAAAATATGGTTGCAGCGGGCTATATTGATAAAAAGCAAGAGACCGAAGCGGCTGGAGTAGATATGGCTTCTCAACTGCAAGATAAGTATGAAGGCAAAGTTTCGGATTATCGTTACCCGTCCTATTTTGATGCAGTTGTCAACGAAGCGGTTTCCAAGTACAATATCACAGAAGAAGAGATTGTTAACAACGGCTATCGAATCTACACAGAGCTTGACCAAAACTACCAAGCAAACATGCAGGTTATTTATGAAAACACTGCGCTATTTCCAATAGCAGAAGACGGAACGCATGCCGAATCAGGTAGTGTTGCTCTAGAACCCAAGACTGGTGGAGTGCGTGGAGTTGTTGGTCGTGTAGCTGGTGATGACAAACCAGGCTTTCGCAATTTCAACTATGCCACTCAGTCTAAGCGTAGCCCAGGCTCAACCATTAAACCTTTAGTCGTTTATACACCCGCAGTAGAAGCAGGGTGGGCCTTGAACAAGCAACTGGATAATCATACGATGCAGTACAACAGTTATCAAGTAGATAACTATGCAGGTATTAAGACATCTCCAGAAGTACCTATGTATCAGGCTTTGGCGGAATCACTCAACCTACCAGCTGTTGCGACAGTAAATGAATTAGGTATTGACAAAGCTTTTGACGCTGGGGAGAGATTTGGCCTAAATATGGAAAAAGTTGACCGAGTTCTTGGAGTTGCTCTTGGTGGAGGTGTGGAGACGAATCCTCTCCAGATGGCGCAAGCCTATGCAGCCTTTGCCAATGGAGGTCTAATGCCTGAAGCACATTTCATCACTCGTATTGAAAATGCCAGCGGTCAGGTCATCAAGAGTCATAAAAATTCTCAAAAACGAGTGATTGATAAGTCTGTAGCTGATAAAATGACCAGCATGATGCTAGGAACATTTACCAATGGTACAGGAATTAGTTCGTCACCAGCAGATTATGTTATGGCTGGTAAAACAGGTACGACTGAAGCTGTTTTCAACCCAGAATATACCAGTGACCAGTGGGTGATCGGCTATACTCCAGATGTGGTCATCAGCCACTGGCTCGGCTTCCCAACAACAGATGAGAACCATTATCTAGCAGGTTCGACCTCAAATGGAGCAGCCCATGTCTTTAGAAGTATGGCTAATACCATTTTGCCTTACACTCCAGGTAGCACTTTTACAGTTGAGAATGCTTATAAACAAAATGGGATTGAACCAGAAAATACGAAAAAGCAGGTTGTTGAAAATGAGACAAACCAGTCTGAGGACCCGATAGGAGATATTCGTAGTCGTGCACAAAATCTTGTAGATGAAGCAGGCCGTGCGATTTCAGAAGCTAAGATAAAAGAAAAAGCCCAGACAATATGGGACTCAATCCTTAATCTATTTCGTTAA